A window of the Procambarus clarkii isolate CNS0578487 chromosome 79, FALCON_Pclarkii_2.0, whole genome shotgun sequence genome harbors these coding sequences:
- the LOC138357577 gene encoding uncharacterized protein isoform X2, translating into MRMLLSMVMMVVVVVVESDVPPDSHLYSECAVKKNVEITTFEDSVKFGFVKSNDDDLEINFERGGSTFKMQYKNLAQHEWLQAELNLASVPELNVQGKIQHSTGPQANISGTRKTVTIQEVDILMQCPQAWANRELSSNGKADVRIPSSGKEESLVLTPTEDTKVKFSVSGNMRTLCWNTSSSGLAVVDEETESDCGDLKSNSPVTLKFLFEVNNVKCLSCRE; encoded by the exons ATGAGGATGTTGCTGagtatggtgatgatggtggtagtggtggtggtggaaagtgACGTGCCACCAGACTCCCACTTGTACAGTG AGTGTGCTGTCAAGAAGAACGTGGAAATTACAACGTTTGAAGACTCGGTTAAGTTTGGGTTTGTGAAAAGTAATGATGATGACTTGGAAATAAATTTTGAACGAGGAGGAAGTACTTTCAAAATGCAGTATAAGAACCTAGCACAGCATGAGTGGTTACAGGCTGAGTTGAATTTAGCAAGTGTACCGGAGCTGAATGTACAGGGGAAGATTCAGCACTCCACAGGACCCCAGGCAAACATTTCTGGAACAAGAAAGACTGTCACCATTCAGGAAGTTGATATTCTAATGCAGTGTCCTCAAG CCTGGGCAAACAGAGAGCTCTCAAGCAATGGGAAGGCTGATGTACGAATTCCTTCGTCTGGAAAAGAGGAGTCCTTGGTTCTGACGCCAACAGAGGACACAAAAGTGAAGTTCTCAGTATCAGGAAACATGAGGACACTGTGTTGGAACACCAGCAGCTCCGGCCTGGCAGTAGTTGACGAAGAGACGGAGAGCGACTGTGGCGATCTGAAGAGCAACTCACCCGTCACCCTCAAGTTTTTGTTCGAGGTCAACAACGTTAAG tgtctgagctgcagggaatga
- the LOC138357578 gene encoding peroxiredoxin-4-like, whose protein sequence is MALLQLCALVGLMYMGVGVAGLADEQCHTFAGGAVYPNTEGRASGHNLQWTKAMISRPAPAWEGTAVIDGQFQELKLSDFRGKYLVFFFYPLDFTFVCPTEILAFND, encoded by the exons ATGGCGCTTCTCCAGCTGTGTGCCCTCGTGGGGCTCATGTACATGGGCGTGGGTGTGGCAGGCTTGGCAGACGAGCAGTGCCACACCTTCGCTGGAGGAGCCGTCTACCCTAACACCGAGGGCCGGGCATCTGGGCACAACCTCCAGTGGACCAAAGCCATGA TAAGCAGGCCTGCACCAGCATGGGAAGGTACTGCTGTAATTGACGGCCAGTTTCAAGAGTTGAAGCTCTCCGATTTCCGTGGCAAATACCTAGTCTTCTTCTTCTACCCATTAGACTT TACATTTGTGTGTCCAACTGAGATTTTGGCTTTTAATGATTGA
- the LOC138357577 gene encoding uncharacterized protein isoform X1 — translation MRMLLSMVMMVVVVVVESDVPPDSHLYSECAVKKNVEITTFEDSVKFGFVKSNDDDLEINFERGGSTFKMQYKNLAQHEWLQAELNLASVPELNVQGKIQHSTGPQANISGTRKTVTIQEVDILMQCPQAWANRELSSNGKADVRIPSSGKEESLVLTPTEDTKVKFSVSGNMRTLCWNTSSSGLAVVDEETESDCGDLKSNSPVTLKFLFEVNNVKVTLITFQNIKNLPNEESHTNYSSNLRFSLVRNIGQSSHPPFQG, via the exons ATGAGGATGTTGCTGagtatggtgatgatggtggtagtggtggtggtggaaagtgACGTGCCACCAGACTCCCACTTGTACAGTG AGTGTGCTGTCAAGAAGAACGTGGAAATTACAACGTTTGAAGACTCGGTTAAGTTTGGGTTTGTGAAAAGTAATGATGATGACTTGGAAATAAATTTTGAACGAGGAGGAAGTACTTTCAAAATGCAGTATAAGAACCTAGCACAGCATGAGTGGTTACAGGCTGAGTTGAATTTAGCAAGTGTACCGGAGCTGAATGTACAGGGGAAGATTCAGCACTCCACAGGACCCCAGGCAAACATTTCTGGAACAAGAAAGACTGTCACCATTCAGGAAGTTGATATTCTAATGCAGTGTCCTCAAG CCTGGGCAAACAGAGAGCTCTCAAGCAATGGGAAGGCTGATGTACGAATTCCTTCGTCTGGAAAAGAGGAGTCCTTGGTTCTGACGCCAACAGAGGACACAAAAGTGAAGTTCTCAGTATCAGGAAACATGAGGACACTGTGTTGGAACACCAGCAGCTCCGGCCTGGCAGTAGTTGACGAAGAGACGGAGAGCGACTGTGGCGATCTGAAGAGCAACTCACCCGTCACCCTCAAGTTTTTGTTCGAGGTCAACAACGTTAAGGtaaccttaataaccttccaaaaCATTAAGAACCTTCCAAACGAGGAATCCCACACCAATTACTCTTCCAACCTTAGGTTCTCTCTCGTACGGAATATTGGTCAGTCCTCACATCCCCCTTTTCAAGGCTGA
- the LOC138357577 gene encoding uncharacterized protein isoform X3, translated as MRMLLSMVMMVVVVVVESDVPPDSHLYSECAVKKNVEITTFEDSVKFGFVKSNDDDLEINFERGGSTFKMQYKNLAQHEWLQAELNLASVPELNVQGKIQHSTGPQANISGTRKTVTIQEVDILMQCPQAWANRELSSNGKADVRIPSSGKEESLVLTPTEDTKVKFSVSGNMRTLCWNTSSSGLAVVDEETESDCGDLKSNSPVTLKFLFEVNNVK; from the exons ATGAGGATGTTGCTGagtatggtgatgatggtggtagtggtggtggtggaaagtgACGTGCCACCAGACTCCCACTTGTACAGTG AGTGTGCTGTCAAGAAGAACGTGGAAATTACAACGTTTGAAGACTCGGTTAAGTTTGGGTTTGTGAAAAGTAATGATGATGACTTGGAAATAAATTTTGAACGAGGAGGAAGTACTTTCAAAATGCAGTATAAGAACCTAGCACAGCATGAGTGGTTACAGGCTGAGTTGAATTTAGCAAGTGTACCGGAGCTGAATGTACAGGGGAAGATTCAGCACTCCACAGGACCCCAGGCAAACATTTCTGGAACAAGAAAGACTGTCACCATTCAGGAAGTTGATATTCTAATGCAGTGTCCTCAAG CCTGGGCAAACAGAGAGCTCTCAAGCAATGGGAAGGCTGATGTACGAATTCCTTCGTCTGGAAAAGAGGAGTCCTTGGTTCTGACGCCAACAGAGGACACAAAAGTGAAGTTCTCAGTATCAGGAAACATGAGGACACTGTGTTGGAACACCAGCAGCTCCGGCCTGGCAGTAGTTGACGAAGAGACGGAGAGCGACTGTGGCGATCTGAAGAGCAACTCACCCGTCACCCTCAAGTTTTTGTTCGAGGTCAACAACGTTAAG taa